The following coding sequences are from one Limnobacter sp. SAORIC-580 window:
- a CDS encoding DUF1329 domain-containing protein, translated as MKLMKITQLAVSMALLGSASAVHAQSADFSKLGTTLTPIGAEKAGNAAGTIPAWNGGLSKPPAGFDPAKGYVDPFAADKPTLTITAANMEQHKDKLAPGQMEMMKRYPSYKINVYPTQRTAAYRADVYKFAKEEAAGIKLAEGGNGILNLKKSNVPFPIPTDGIQVIWNHLMRDLGGSITRYSADFPVQTNGSFTVGKRTETISYASFMTDPEPNRIFYYLNQTTAPANAAGEVALVHEPLNQVQEPRLAWQYNPGQRRVIRAPELAYDSPGIGADGLRTNDDFNGFNGSPDRYNWKLVGKKEMYVAYNNFKLTSKALKYSDIIKPNHVNPDHLRYELHRVWVVEATLKPGARHIYSKRVFFIDEDSWAVLHADQYDARGGLWRVREVYGVQLYDAPAFGPAGEVIYDLQARRYLVNALTNEEKPVEFGKKYTTADFSTAALRRMGR; from the coding sequence ATGAAATTGATGAAGATCACGCAGTTGGCCGTGTCCATGGCATTGTTGGGCTCTGCCTCAGCGGTGCACGCACAATCGGCTGATTTTTCAAAGTTGGGCACTACTCTGACACCGATTGGTGCAGAGAAAGCGGGTAATGCTGCGGGTACGATTCCAGCGTGGAACGGTGGCTTGAGCAAGCCACCCGCAGGATTTGATCCCGCCAAAGGTTATGTTGACCCATTTGCGGCTGATAAGCCCACCTTGACCATTACTGCCGCCAATATGGAGCAGCACAAAGACAAGTTGGCACCAGGGCAAATGGAGATGATGAAGCGTTATCCCAGCTACAAGATTAACGTTTATCCGACTCAGCGAACAGCTGCTTACCGAGCGGACGTTTACAAGTTTGCCAAGGAAGAAGCTGCGGGCATCAAACTGGCAGAGGGTGGTAACGGTATTCTGAATTTGAAGAAGTCCAATGTGCCTTTCCCGATTCCGACCGATGGTATTCAAGTGATCTGGAATCATTTGATGCGTGATTTGGGTGGCTCGATCACTCGTTATTCTGCAGACTTCCCAGTTCAAACCAATGGAAGTTTCACTGTGGGCAAGCGTACGGAAACAATTTCCTATGCGTCTTTCATGACAGATCCCGAACCTAACCGAATCTTCTATTACCTGAATCAAACCACAGCACCTGCGAACGCAGCTGGTGAGGTGGCCTTGGTACACGAGCCTTTGAATCAGGTGCAGGAGCCTCGCTTGGCCTGGCAGTACAACCCTGGGCAGCGTCGAGTGATTCGCGCACCTGAACTGGCGTATGACTCACCAGGTATTGGTGCTGATGGCTTGCGGACCAACGATGACTTCAACGGTTTCAATGGCTCACCAGATCGCTACAACTGGAAGCTGGTAGGCAAGAAAGAAATGTATGTGGCCTACAACAACTTCAAGTTGACCAGCAAGGCTTTGAAGTACAGCGACATCATCAAGCCGAATCATGTGAACCCCGACCATTTGCGTTACGAGTTGCACCGCGTTTGGGTGGTAGAGGCCACATTGAAGCCCGGCGCTCGTCATATTTACTCCAAGCGTGTGTTCTTTATTGATGAAGATTCATGGGCTGTTTTGCACGCAGACCAGTACGACGCACGTGGTGGCTTGTGGCGTGTGCGCGAGGTATATGGCGTTCAGTTGTATGACGCACCTGCGTTTGGCCCCGCTGGTGAGGTGATTTACGATTTGCAGGCACGCCGATATTTGGTCAATGCATTGACTAACGAAGAGAAGCCCGTGGAATTTGGCAAGAAGTACACCACCGCTGACTTTTCGACTGCAGCATTGCGTCGCATGGGTAGGTAA
- a CDS encoding SDR family oxidoreductase: MVTIDKNKPVCVTGASGYIASWIVKDLLDKGFVVHATVRDSNKASSVAHLWKLAEGSKGTLKLFDADLIQPGSFKAAIEGCELVIHTASPFVIKGFTDPNEALIRPAVEGTENVLKSCNEVETVRRVVLTSSVASIYGDAVEILKAPGGIFTEQLWNNTSSEGHQPYSYSKVMAERKAWDVCKSQSRWDLVTINPSLVMGPSLTTQTQSTSIDVMRDLGSGRQRTGVPMLEFGVVDVREVATAHVLAGFDSNAEGRYILSAHTASLLQMATILRTRFPRYPLPTKQLPKFLVKLVAPIAAGVSREFIQKNVGYHLRFDNSRSVNLLGVKYRPLIETLCDHFAQMIDDGLLKRR, from the coding sequence ATGGTAACAATTGACAAGAACAAGCCGGTGTGTGTTACAGGGGCTTCAGGGTATATCGCCAGTTGGATTGTGAAGGATTTGCTCGACAAAGGGTTTGTGGTGCACGCGACTGTGCGTGATTCGAACAAAGCCAGTTCGGTTGCGCATCTTTGGAAACTGGCGGAAGGCTCCAAAGGCACGTTGAAGTTGTTTGATGCCGATTTGATTCAGCCAGGAAGTTTCAAGGCTGCTATTGAGGGATGCGAGTTGGTGATCCATACGGCCTCTCCTTTTGTGATCAAGGGGTTTACTGATCCCAATGAAGCACTGATTCGTCCAGCTGTAGAGGGCACTGAGAATGTCTTGAAATCTTGCAATGAGGTGGAAACGGTTCGAAGGGTGGTGTTGACCAGTTCGGTTGCTTCTATTTATGGGGATGCAGTCGAAATTTTGAAAGCACCAGGTGGAATTTTCACGGAGCAACTTTGGAACAACACCAGCAGTGAAGGTCATCAACCTTATTCTTACTCAAAAGTGATGGCCGAGCGCAAGGCTTGGGATGTGTGCAAAAGCCAGTCTCGCTGGGACTTGGTAACAATCAATCCAAGTTTGGTGATGGGGCCTTCATTGACCACCCAAACCCAGTCAACGAGTATTGATGTAATGCGCGACTTGGGCAGTGGACGGCAGCGTACAGGTGTACCAATGCTTGAGTTCGGTGTTGTTGACGTTCGCGAGGTGGCGACAGCGCATGTACTGGCTGGTTTTGATTCCAATGCGGAGGGGCGCTACATTCTGAGTGCGCACACTGCCAGTTTGTTGCAAATGGCAACGATTTTGCGTACGCGTTTCCCGAGGTATCCCCTGCCCACCAAGCAGTTGCCCAAGTTTTTGGTGAAACTTGTTGCGCCGATTGCTGCGGGAGTGAGTCGTGAATTTATTCAGAAGAATGTGGGCTATCACTTGCGTTTCGACAACAGCCGGTCGGTTAATTTGTTGGGTGTGAAATACCGGCCATTGATCGAAACGTTGTGCGATCACTTTGCTCAAATGATCGATGATGGTTTACTCAAGCGGCGTTAA
- a CDS encoding methylated-DNA--[protein]-cysteine S-methyltransferase: MAILAKHLNTSPYHLQRTFTEWAGISPKQFFHCLQKDHARKLISSGKSMLHTSLALGLSSSSKLHHLMLKFEALTPGEIKNEGLNQVFTIGHAPSPFGQVFVCLTAKGINSLEFETAELTYHQWKGEIRGLYPKATFVESSSKTEALVEQLFHPTGHQTGDLYLHLRGTPFQLLVWQALIHLPIGQLASYQQIAASIGKPSASRAVGSAIAKNPVAFLIPCHRVIQATGELGQYRWQNERKKALHLWEQGLISTTINAA; encoded by the coding sequence TTGGCCATACTGGCCAAGCACTTGAATACGTCGCCGTATCACTTGCAACGCACCTTCACCGAGTGGGCCGGAATCAGTCCCAAACAGTTCTTTCACTGTCTGCAAAAAGACCATGCTCGCAAACTTATTTCCTCGGGAAAAAGTATGCTCCACACAAGCCTGGCACTCGGTCTCTCCAGCAGTAGCAAACTTCACCACCTCATGTTGAAGTTCGAAGCGCTTACGCCTGGCGAGATTAAAAATGAGGGCCTTAACCAAGTATTCACAATTGGGCATGCGCCCAGTCCGTTCGGTCAAGTATTCGTTTGCCTCACGGCCAAAGGCATCAACAGCCTTGAGTTTGAAACTGCTGAATTGACTTATCACCAGTGGAAGGGAGAAATTCGCGGGCTATATCCCAAGGCAACTTTTGTCGAGTCCAGCTCAAAAACAGAAGCACTTGTTGAACAACTTTTTCACCCTACGGGCCATCAAACGGGTGATCTGTATTTGCACCTGCGCGGTACACCATTTCAACTCCTGGTCTGGCAGGCCTTGATCCACCTGCCCATCGGACAACTTGCAAGCTATCAGCAAATTGCCGCATCAATCGGCAAACCATCTGCAAGCCGTGCTGTAGGAAGTGCGATCGCCAAGAACCCGGTCGCTTTTTTAATCCCCTGTCATCGGGTCATACAAGCCACCGGAGAACTGGGGCAGTACCGTTGGCAAAACGAACGCAAAAAAGCCCTGCATCTGTGGGAGCAGGGCCTCATCTCAACAACAATTAACGCCGCTTGA
- a CDS encoding efflux RND transporter permease subunit gives MSNQEELGKVERFFESILFGHRKLVIAVFAVLSVFFAYHAVQLKPDASFQKMVPVTHPFIANYLNYENELRPLGNVLRIAVHNKNGTIYEAEFLEKLRLITDEVFYIPGVDRGNLSSIWTPNVMWRQVTEEGLRMGPVIGQGFSGSPEQIEAVKANVERSGRIGSLVSNDQRSAIILAPLLEVDPDTGEKLSYGKLSAQIEEVVRDKYQSDDISIHITGFAKVVGDLIDGSKDIAGFFAITFVLTVILLLWYSRCWKSTAATIFCCSLAVIWHLGSVSLLGFGLDPYSILVPFLTFAIGVSHAIQNVRTMASERFHGADKVDAAKATFHLLFIPGSVALLADAVGFSTLLVIEIGVIRELAISASIGVAVIIFTKMFLLPVLMSYTDVTERGLKQVAKQEASKHTVSHLLSRLTEKKVAYGVSAAAALILVAGLFASADIKIGDLDPGAPELRPDSRYNQDVKFLVENYSTSSDVFVVMVETPAGECGAYPVASVVDRFQWEMENLEGVEGTVSLFTVMKNIIAGFNGGNPKWLAISRDRFISNGAHKNIPTTLYNSECSMTPVILFLSDHKAETLERVVAKVQAFAAENDSADAKFILAAGNSGIEAATNIVVEQAQKTMLLLVYGIVGALVWWEFKSFRVMLAIMIPLFITEVLCKVIMVQLNLGIKVATLPVIALGVGIGVDYGIYIYNRLESFLAKGLNFKDAYFETLRSTGVAVALTAVTLALGVFTWAFSAIKFQADMGLLLAFMFLWNMVGAVVLIPALVRLFAFGAVKKRFGPSVEAPGR, from the coding sequence ATGAGCAATCAAGAAGAATTGGGTAAGGTCGAACGGTTTTTTGAGTCGATTTTGTTTGGGCATCGCAAACTGGTGATCGCCGTGTTTGCTGTGTTGTCGGTGTTTTTTGCTTACCATGCGGTGCAGTTAAAGCCTGACGCATCATTTCAGAAAATGGTGCCTGTGACGCATCCATTTATTGCAAATTACTTGAATTACGAGAACGAGCTACGCCCGCTGGGTAACGTGCTCCGTATTGCAGTTCACAACAAGAACGGTACTATTTACGAGGCGGAGTTTCTTGAGAAACTTCGCTTGATCACTGATGAGGTTTTTTACATTCCTGGCGTTGATCGTGGCAATTTGAGTTCGATCTGGACGCCCAACGTAATGTGGCGGCAAGTGACCGAAGAGGGGCTGCGGATGGGGCCCGTCATTGGTCAGGGTTTTTCGGGTTCTCCTGAACAAATTGAGGCTGTCAAAGCCAACGTGGAACGTTCTGGACGTATCGGTTCTCTGGTTTCGAATGATCAGCGTTCTGCAATTATTTTGGCGCCGCTGCTGGAGGTTGATCCCGACACTGGTGAGAAGTTGAGCTATGGCAAGTTGTCAGCGCAGATTGAAGAGGTGGTGCGGGACAAATACCAAAGCGACGATATTTCGATTCACATCACTGGTTTTGCGAAAGTAGTGGGTGACTTGATCGACGGATCCAAAGACATTGCCGGCTTTTTCGCGATCACGTTCGTACTTACCGTGATCTTGTTGCTTTGGTATTCCCGTTGCTGGAAGAGTACCGCAGCCACTATTTTTTGTTGCTCGCTTGCGGTGATTTGGCATTTGGGCTCAGTGAGCTTGTTGGGGTTTGGACTTGATCCTTACTCCATACTTGTTCCGTTTTTGACATTTGCGATTGGTGTGAGCCATGCGATTCAGAACGTGCGAACCATGGCATCTGAACGTTTTCATGGAGCGGACAAAGTAGACGCTGCGAAAGCAACTTTCCACCTTTTGTTCATTCCTGGTTCAGTGGCTTTGCTGGCCGATGCTGTAGGTTTCTCCACTTTGCTGGTGATTGAGATCGGAGTTATCCGTGAATTGGCGATCAGCGCCTCAATTGGTGTGGCAGTGATTATTTTCACCAAGATGTTCTTGTTGCCAGTGCTGATGAGTTATACGGATGTGACCGAGCGTGGTTTGAAGCAGGTTGCCAAGCAGGAAGCCAGTAAGCACACAGTGTCACACCTTCTGTCTCGCTTGACTGAAAAGAAGGTAGCTTATGGCGTCAGTGCGGCAGCAGCGCTGATTTTGGTGGCGGGTTTGTTTGCCTCGGCCGACATCAAGATTGGTGACTTGGACCCTGGTGCACCAGAACTTCGTCCTGACTCACGATACAACCAGGATGTGAAGTTTCTGGTCGAGAACTACTCCACCAGCTCGGATGTGTTTGTGGTGATGGTGGAGACACCTGCGGGTGAATGTGGCGCATACCCTGTGGCCTCAGTGGTAGATCGTTTCCAGTGGGAAATGGAAAACCTGGAAGGAGTAGAAGGCACGGTTTCTCTGTTCACTGTGATGAAAAACATCATTGCCGGTTTCAATGGTGGTAATCCGAAGTGGTTGGCCATTTCCCGTGATCGCTTCATTTCAAATGGTGCGCACAAGAATATTCCCACCACTTTGTATAACTCCGAATGTTCGATGACACCCGTGATTCTGTTTTTGTCTGATCACAAAGCTGAGACGCTTGAGCGTGTGGTGGCCAAGGTACAGGCTTTCGCTGCAGAGAATGATTCCGCAGATGCCAAGTTCATTCTTGCGGCCGGCAACAGCGGCATTGAAGCGGCAACCAACATTGTTGTGGAGCAGGCTCAGAAAACGATGTTGCTGTTGGTGTATGGCATCGTGGGGGCTCTGGTTTGGTGGGAGTTCAAGAGTTTCCGCGTGATGCTCGCCATCATGATTCCCCTGTTCATTACAGAGGTGTTGTGTAAGGTGATCATGGTGCAGCTTAATCTGGGCATCAAGGTTGCTACGCTGCCTGTAATTGCCTTGGGTGTAGGTATCGGGGTTGACTATGGTATTTATATTTACAACCGACTTGAAAGTTTCCTGGCCAAAGGATTGAATTTTAAGGATGCCTATTTTGAAACCCTGCGTTCAACCGGAGTGGCTGTTGCCTTGACCGCGGTTACTCTAGCGCTGGGTGTGTTCACTTGGGCATTCTCTGCGATCAAGTTCCAGGCGGACATGGGCCTGCTTTTGGCATTCATGTTCTTGTGGAATATGGTGGGTGCCGTGGTGCTTATTCCCGCGCTGGTGCGTTTGTTCGCCTTTGGTGCGGTGAAAAAGAGGTTTGGCCCTTCAGTGGAAGCGCCAGGCCGATAA
- a CDS encoding WD40/YVTN/BNR-like repeat-containing protein: protein MRKPLLRATLVALSLCASQFSYAFKDPLDLPAIQAPKAAKALSLNATSQGSNVLMVGERGIILKRDFAAGDVAQGVKDNEGKLWIQAKVPVSVNLTGVQFVNDSLAFVVGHDGVVLKSTDAGASWTKVFDGNKANEQVVAAAKKKMDDMQSRFDAASVAEQDKMSEALEAATFAFEDAEAGARFGPARPMLDVWFKDENTGWVVGSYGQIFETKDSGATWTLIANRLDNPDFRHYNGLYGDETGLMLISGEAGRVYISNDFGATWTRSDTGYNGHFYGTAVLRNDEGPPIVFAYGFGGNVYRLGAGASAWWQLQSPSKESFVQGLTLGKTVLFVDQKGRLVRTDESGTTLKMVSATEGKPVTGMALVNNTLVLSGQNGPRTLALPR from the coding sequence ATGAGAAAGCCACTGCTGCGCGCAACTTTAGTCGCTTTGAGTTTGTGTGCAAGTCAATTCAGTTACGCATTTAAAGATCCCTTGGATTTACCTGCAATTCAGGCACCAAAGGCCGCGAAGGCTTTGTCGCTCAATGCGACTTCCCAAGGCAGTAATGTGCTGATGGTGGGTGAGCGGGGCATTATATTGAAGCGGGACTTTGCCGCTGGCGATGTTGCGCAGGGTGTGAAGGACAACGAAGGCAAACTGTGGATTCAAGCCAAGGTGCCTGTGTCAGTCAATTTGACGGGTGTTCAGTTTGTGAATGACAGTTTGGCCTTTGTGGTTGGTCACGATGGCGTGGTGCTGAAGTCGACTGATGCTGGTGCAAGTTGGACCAAAGTGTTTGATGGCAACAAAGCCAATGAGCAAGTGGTTGCTGCCGCGAAGAAGAAAATGGATGACATGCAGAGTCGATTTGATGCTGCAAGTGTGGCTGAACAGGACAAGATGAGTGAAGCCTTGGAGGCAGCAACTTTTGCATTTGAAGATGCTGAAGCGGGCGCCCGGTTTGGCCCGGCACGCCCGATGCTCGATGTGTGGTTTAAGGATGAAAATACCGGGTGGGTGGTTGGCAGCTACGGACAGATTTTTGAAACCAAAGACAGCGGCGCGACCTGGACCCTGATTGCGAATCGCTTGGACAATCCCGATTTTCGCCATTACAACGGTTTATATGGCGATGAAACAGGGCTGATGTTGATTTCAGGAGAAGCCGGCCGAGTGTACATTTCCAATGATTTTGGCGCGACTTGGACACGCTCGGACACAGGTTACAACGGCCATTTTTACGGTACCGCGGTACTGCGCAATGACGAAGGGCCGCCCATTGTTTTTGCATATGGTTTTGGTGGAAATGTTTACCGCTTGGGTGCGGGTGCGAGTGCTTGGTGGCAGCTACAAAGCCCCAGCAAGGAAAGTTTTGTTCAGGGATTGACCCTTGGAAAAACTGTTTTGTTTGTCGACCAGAAGGGTCGCTTGGTGCGTACCGATGAGTCGGGCACTACGTTGAAAATGGTGAGCGCTACAGAGGGTAAGCCTGTCACTGGCATGGCCCTTGTAAACAACACCTTGGTATTGAGTGGCCAGAACGGCCCTAGAACCCTTGCGCTGCCACGCTAA
- a CDS encoding chemotaxis protein, whose protein sequence is MNYNNERTPGESSTEMIEILLFSLGGQEIFGLNVFKIREVTELSQVTQIPGQQGAMNGVISLRGQVLPVVSLGDAIGMSTGEPNSKMIISEFASRSVAFAVTDVDKIIRVPWSDVKPPQKYDSEEGSVFGVVMLEDGSLVSLVDIESVCHRVLPEKDATPVTTGFELNKAGPVFFVDDSIVARRKISEVLDTMGLKHSHAVNGVEAEQKLLAIASSANQNSEELEERVSLVLVDEEMPIMDGCTLTRKLKGDPRFKNIPIIMYSSLTSEENARRGIEAGVNIYVKKFDSTSLSNAIGQLLAHA, encoded by the coding sequence ATGAATTACAACAACGAACGAACCCCTGGCGAATCATCCACCGAGATGATTGAAATTCTGCTTTTTTCCCTGGGCGGTCAGGAAATTTTCGGCTTGAATGTATTCAAGATTCGGGAAGTCACTGAGCTGTCGCAGGTCACCCAGATTCCCGGGCAGCAAGGTGCCATGAACGGAGTAATTTCGCTGCGCGGACAAGTGTTGCCTGTTGTCTCGCTTGGAGATGCGATTGGCATGTCCACCGGCGAACCCAACTCCAAAATGATTATTTCTGAATTTGCGTCCCGTTCAGTTGCTTTCGCGGTGACCGATGTCGACAAAATCATTCGGGTGCCTTGGTCTGATGTAAAGCCTCCGCAAAAGTACGATTCTGAAGAAGGATCCGTTTTCGGCGTGGTGATGCTCGAAGATGGCAGCCTGGTGTCTTTGGTGGACATTGAAAGCGTGTGTCACCGCGTGTTGCCTGAAAAAGATGCGACACCTGTGACCACTGGTTTTGAATTGAACAAGGCTGGGCCTGTGTTTTTTGTGGATGATTCGATTGTGGCGCGACGAAAAATCAGCGAAGTGCTGGACACCATGGGTTTGAAACACAGCCATGCGGTCAACGGTGTTGAGGCCGAGCAAAAGTTGTTGGCCATTGCTTCCAGTGCCAATCAGAATTCAGAAGAATTGGAAGAGCGGGTTTCTTTGGTGTTGGTCGACGAGGAAATGCCCATCATGGATGGCTGCACCTTGACCAGAAAGCTCAAGGGTGATCCGAGATTCAAGAACATTCCGATCATCATGTACTCGTCTTTAACTTCTGAGGAAAATGCCCGACGAGGTATTGAGGCTGGCGTGAACATTTACGTGAAAAAGTTTGATTCGACTTCACTTTCCAACGCCATCGGTCAGCTTTTGGCACACGCTTGA
- a CDS encoding succinylglutamate desuccinylase/aspartoacylase domain-containing protein yields the protein MQFPALPTIPHPLQFKSVTFTALQPGPKLIVLGAVHGNEVSGSKAILKMIQEFELGERLLIKGQLTFVPITNPLAYNRKQRNGDRNLNRNLTPTNSPVDFEDHVANWLCPLLAAHDVLLDIHSFQKGEVPFALFGPKNNNSTLESFKHESAERSLALRLGVSRFVDGWLDTYAKGVSNRVAYLKATGQSGEGLNTDPRYGMGTTECMRSSGGYAVTLECGQHDDPLGPDVAYRAISNTLLHLELIEGPSVPPVSEYQHLSLVEVNDKQHFDDQFVRAWSSFDPIRKGELIGIRQSGEEVRASRDGFIVFPNTLSQAGQEWFYVAVANQ from the coding sequence ATGCAGTTTCCAGCCCTTCCCACAATTCCTCATCCATTGCAGTTCAAGTCAGTCACATTCACTGCATTGCAGCCTGGTCCAAAATTGATCGTGCTGGGGGCAGTGCATGGTAACGAGGTATCGGGCAGCAAGGCTATCCTGAAAATGATTCAGGAGTTTGAGCTTGGTGAACGCTTGCTGATCAAAGGGCAGCTGACTTTTGTGCCGATTACCAACCCTTTGGCTTACAACCGCAAACAGCGCAATGGCGATAGAAACCTGAACCGCAATTTGACGCCGACCAACAGCCCGGTTGATTTTGAAGACCATGTGGCGAATTGGCTTTGCCCCTTGCTGGCTGCGCATGACGTGTTGCTGGACATACACAGTTTTCAGAAAGGGGAAGTGCCTTTCGCTTTATTTGGACCAAAGAACAACAACAGCACACTTGAGTCTTTCAAGCATGAGAGCGCTGAGCGTAGTTTGGCCTTGCGACTGGGAGTGAGTCGATTTGTAGACGGCTGGCTCGACACCTATGCCAAAGGTGTTTCGAACCGTGTTGCTTACTTGAAGGCGACGGGTCAATCGGGTGAGGGTTTAAATACAGATCCGCGTTATGGCATGGGGACCACGGAGTGCATGCGCTCCAGCGGTGGATATGCAGTCACACTGGAGTGTGGTCAGCATGATGATCCTTTGGGTCCGGATGTGGCTTACCGTGCCATCTCCAACACCTTGCTTCATCTGGAATTGATTGAAGGGCCCTCGGTGCCACCGGTGAGTGAGTATCAACACCTTAGTTTGGTCGAGGTAAACGATAAGCAGCATTTTGACGATCAGTTTGTACGTGCTTGGTCCAGTTTTGATCCCATACGCAAAGGCGAGTTAATCGGCATCCGACAGAGCGGGGAAGAGGTGAGGGCCAGTCGGGATGGATTTATTGTTTTCCCGAACACTTTGTCGCAGGCCGGTCAGGAGTGGTTTTACGTGGCTGTGGCCAATCAATAA
- a CDS encoding DUF1302 domain-containing protein has protein sequence MAGFLPKNSTLKFAVLSALMSMHGLSVAAGAFEGPAGIEGRWAMEVTVGASMRTKDADESLVFIGNGGKASSGTVDDGNLNYSKGDVFNAVAKAVGELELKKDNYGVFIRAKAFSDFHNRSNRVPHGSSNNGFRPNEPLNDNGFDKGTKFEDAQFLDAYFFGNYEPLGKPLTLKIGNQVVTWGEALFVLGGVNQYSNFDSAALRRPGAQLKEVFLPIPQISANIQATDELSLEGFVQLNHEKVVADGCGTFFSQADLLNCNFQGAPINPGILSTPVGDIDFTGYDDQQSFSGGGTITAGGIPIDTTLFSGLGPLAGLLGGITGLPADLSSLNFRMAQLADRRPKDSGQIGLSGRYYAGEIGTEFGAYIVNYHQRIPNLSLKKTPSGFDGSLFNGLELAGQSVVNPLSYFFDYGSENIQVAGLSAATELFGYSVFGEVSYTKDFPAAYNTADLLKGGATGDGPLARYGDNAQFPVGSILPGSKPLDKIQAQMSTIALFPRRLGASQVAVIGEIGAQMWRGIGDPFTSERFGRSPAFGAGAHATYNGGDCNAGVNPNSQNCVVDGYATETAFGYRILSVAQYPDAIFGVTLAPRIFFSHDFKGYSADGVFLEDRMNLGVGVRAEIQSARYFAEMNYSMFNDKAYFDPFKDRDFLSLVVGANL, from the coding sequence ATGGCCGGTTTTCTGCCCAAGAATTCCACATTGAAATTCGCTGTTCTATCTGCGCTGATGTCCATGCACGGTTTGTCTGTTGCTGCCGGTGCCTTTGAGGGGCCTGCAGGCATTGAGGGCCGATGGGCGATGGAAGTGACGGTGGGAGCATCCATGCGAACGAAGGACGCTGACGAGTCCTTGGTATTCATCGGCAATGGTGGCAAGGCTTCGAGTGGTACGGTTGACGACGGTAATTTGAATTACAGCAAGGGTGATGTGTTCAACGCCGTGGCCAAGGCTGTAGGTGAACTCGAGCTTAAAAAAGACAACTACGGTGTTTTCATTCGTGCCAAAGCCTTCTCGGACTTTCACAACAGAAGCAATAGGGTACCGCACGGTTCATCTAACAACGGCTTCAGGCCCAATGAACCTTTGAATGACAACGGGTTTGACAAAGGTACGAAATTCGAAGACGCACAGTTTCTGGATGCATATTTCTTCGGTAATTATGAGCCCTTGGGCAAGCCTCTGACCCTGAAAATCGGTAATCAGGTGGTGACATGGGGTGAAGCTTTGTTTGTGTTGGGTGGTGTGAACCAGTATTCCAACTTTGACTCGGCTGCGCTTCGTCGCCCGGGTGCGCAGCTGAAAGAGGTGTTCCTCCCCATTCCCCAGATCTCTGCGAACATTCAGGCAACAGATGAGCTGTCTCTGGAAGGTTTTGTTCAGTTGAACCATGAAAAGGTGGTTGCGGATGGTTGCGGCACTTTCTTTTCACAGGCTGATTTGTTGAACTGTAATTTCCAGGGTGCCCCAATCAACCCAGGTATCTTGAGCACCCCGGTGGGTGACATCGATTTCACTGGCTATGATGATCAACAGAGTTTTTCAGGTGGGGGCACAATTACTGCTGGCGGTATTCCAATCGATACCACGCTGTTTTCGGGTCTGGGTCCCTTGGCGGGGCTTTTGGGCGGTATCACGGGTTTGCCAGCTGACCTGAGTAGCTTGAATTTCCGGATGGCCCAATTGGCAGATCGCAGGCCCAAAGATTCTGGGCAGATTGGTTTGTCTGGTCGCTACTATGCGGGCGAAATTGGCACTGAGTTCGGCGCTTACATTGTGAATTATCACCAGCGTATTCCCAATCTGTCCTTGAAGAAAACACCATCCGGATTTGACGGTTCCTTATTCAACGGGCTAGAACTAGCAGGTCAGAGTGTGGTGAATCCACTGTCGTATTTCTTTGATTACGGATCAGAGAATATTCAGGTTGCGGGCCTGTCTGCCGCAACCGAGTTGTTTGGTTACTCTGTATTTGGTGAGGTTAGTTATACCAAGGATTTCCCTGCCGCGTACAACACCGCAGATTTGTTGAAAGGTGGTGCAACTGGGGATGGTCCTTTGGCGCGCTATGGCGACAATGCGCAGTTCCCGGTTGGTTCGATTTTGCCCGGCTCCAAACCGTTGGATAAAATTCAGGCGCAGATGTCAACGATTGCCTTGTTTCCTCGTCGATTGGGAGCAAGCCAGGTTGCTGTAATTGGCGAGATTGGCGCTCAAATGTGGCGCGGAATTGGCGATCCCTTCACCAGCGAGCGCTTTGGCCGTTCGCCTGCTTTTGGCGCTGGGGCCCATGCGACGTATAACGGTGGCGATTGTAATGCAGGCGTCAATCCGAATTCCCAGAACTGTGTGGTCGACGGCTATGCAACTGAAACTGCGTTTGGCTATCGGATTTTGTCCGTTGCGCAATATCCTGACGCCATTTTCGGGGTTACTTTGGCGCCTCGAATTTTCTTCTCGCATGACTTCAAAGGTTATTCCGCCGATGGCGTTTTTCTGGAGGACCGCATGAATTTGGGTGTTGGCGTTCGGGCCGAGATCCAGTCTGCGCGATATTTTGCTGAAATGAATTACAGCATGTTCAATGACAAGGCTTATTTCGATCCATTCAAAGACCGCGACTTTCTGTCTTTGGTAGTGGGCGCCAACCTGTAA